One genomic window of Amphiura filiformis chromosome 3, Afil_fr2py, whole genome shotgun sequence includes the following:
- the LOC140147506 gene encoding ficolin-2-like, with the protein MCKVQLVWKLMLLVHVIFGLIEYSSTQDPICGKQRQSDASCSPNYSLTGASHLLSTQISSKQKCFASCLHDTGCKSVNFNAGTQECILLGSNRIDLPADNFAQTTNIHYCEINTKDQLNYRADIENCQPRGVDCVTIRNKQFYSNGVYSITPAFLDGESIKVSCDMENGGWIVISQRLDGSVDFNRDWASYRQGFGTATGEYWLGLDNIYNFTNDGGTWKLRIDLEDWHGNSGWAEYASFQLDGSEYSLNVSNYTGIIGDSLRFHNRVPFSTHDNDNDNAPDGATTTNCALKYQGGWWYDYCLHSNLNGEYFNSYSVPFNKGIQWEEWITNHPDINMNAYSMKSACMKIKKVTS; encoded by the exons ATGTGCAAAGTTCAACTTGTCTGGAAGCTGATGTTACTGGTACACGTCATCTTTGGGTTAATTGAATATTCAAGTACACAAGATCCAATTTGTGGAAAGCAACGCCAATCTGACGCATCTTGCTCCCCGAACTATTCTCTCACTGGAGCATCTCATTTGTTATCAACACAAATATCTTCTAAGCAAAAATGCTTTGCTTCATGTCTGCATGATACCGGATGCAAATCGGTGAATTTTAATGCAGGCACTCAGGAATGTATACTTCTTGGATCTAACCGAATTGACTTGCCGGCTGACAATTTTGCACAGACGACAAATATTCACTACTGCGAGATTAATACTAAG GACCAGCTCAACTACAGAGCGGATATCGAAAACTGTCAACCAAGAG GTGTTGACTGCGTTACAATACGAAATAAACAATTCTACAGCAACGGTGTGTATTCCATCACACCAGCATTCCTGGACGGTGAAAGCATTAAAGTCTCATGTGATATGGAGAACGGTGGATGGATT GTGATTAGCCAGCGGTTGGATGGATCAGTGGATTTTAACCGAGATTGGGCATCATATAGGCAAGGTTTCGGCACAGCGACGGGAGAGTACTGGCTAGGGTTAGACAACATCTACAACTTTACTAATGATGGGGGTACTTGGAAGCTAAGAATCGATCTCGAAGATTGGCACGGTAACAGTGGTTGGGCAGAATATGCCTCATTTCAACTAGATGGCTCTGAGTACTCCTTGAATGTCAGCAACTACACCGGCATTATAG GAGATTCTTTGAGATTCCACAACAGAGTTCCATTTTCTACCCATGATAACGATAATGACAACGCACCAGATGGAGCTACTACAACCAACTGCGCCTTGAAATATCAGGGAGGCTGGTGGTACGATTACTGCTTGCATTCTAATCTCAATGGTGAATACTTCAACAGTTATTCGGTACCATTTAATAAAGGTATACAATGGGAAGAATGGATCACAAATCATCCTGATATAAACATGAATGCATACTCCATGAAATCGGCATgtatgaaaattaaaaaggtcACAAGCTAA